From one Nycticebus coucang isolate mNycCou1 chromosome 14, mNycCou1.pri, whole genome shotgun sequence genomic stretch:
- the SLC43A3 gene encoding equilibrative nucleobase transporter 1 isoform X1: protein MAGRGLYVATLLTGLLECLGFAGVIFGWASLVFVFKTENYFEELCEPDARQMGNATEQAAKGTDCKAQDEKFSLIFTLASFTNNFMTFPTGYIFDRFKTTVARLIAIFFYTSATLTVAFTSAGSAVLLFLAMPMLTVGGILFLITNLQVGNLFGKHRSTIITLYNGAFDSSSAVFLIVKLLYEQGISLRASFIFLSVCSTWHVARTLFLMPRGHIPFPLPPNYSYGLCSGNAKEEKKEDGEPQTEEEMAGAGEQQEPHSFWRYVFSWRFAWHLVWLSVIQLWHYLFIGTLNSVLTNLAHGDRVAVSAYTNAFAITQFFGVLCAPWNGLLMDRLKQKYQKEERETGSSTSAAALRSAVPSLALTSLLCFGFAICASVPVLPLQYLTFILQVISRSFLYGGNAAFLTIAFPSEHFGKLFGLMMALSAIVSLLQFPIFTLIKGPLHNDPFYVYVTLVLATVLTFVHPFLVYREWRTQKETPASVS, encoded by the exons CCTGTACGTGGCCACCCTGCTGACAGGGCTGCTGGAATGCCTTGGCTTTGCGGGCGTCATCTTCGGTTGGGCTTCCCTGGTTTTTGTCTTCAAAACGGAGAATTACTTTGAGGAGCTGTGTGAACCGGATGCCAGGCAGATGGGCAATGCCACAGAGCAGGCGGCTAAGGGTACGG ACTGCAAAGCCCAGGATGAGAAGTTCTCACTCATCTTCACCCTGGCATCCTTCACAAACAACTTCATGACATTTCCCACCGGCTACATATTTGACCGTTTCAAGACCACCGTGGCCCGCCTCATAGCCAT ATTTTTCTACACCAGCGCCACACTGACTGTAGCCTTTACTTCTGCAG GCTCAGCCGTTCTGCTCTTCCTGGCTATGCCAATGCTCACCGTTGGGGGAATCCTGTTTCTCATCACCAACCTGCAG GTTGGGAACCTATTTGGCAAACACCGTTCAACCATCATCACCCTCTACAATGGAGCATTTGACTCATCCTCGGCAGTCTTCCTTATTGTTAAG CTTCTCTATGAACAAGGCATCAGCCTCAGGGCCTCCTTCATCTTCCTCTCAGTCTGCAGTACCTGGCATGTGGCACGTACTTTGTTCCTGATGCCCCGGGGGCACATCCCCTTCCCACTGCCCCCCAACTACAGCTATGG CCTGTGCTCTGGGAAtgcaaaggaagagaagaaggaagacgGGGAACCCCAGACAGAGGAGG AGATGGCTGGAGCAGGGGAGCAGCAGGAGCCTCACTCTTTCTGGAGGTATGTCTTCTCTTGGCGCTTCGCCTGGCACCTGGTATGGCTGTCTGTGATTCAGCTGTGGCACTACCTTTTCATTGGCACTCTCAACTCGGTGCTGACCAACTTGGCCCATGGGGACAGGGTAGCAG TCAGTGCCTACACAAATGCCTTTGCTATCACTCAGTTCTTTGGAGTGCTGTGTGCCCCCTGGAATGGCCTGCTCATGGACAGGCTTAAACAGAAGTaccagaaggaagagagagagacag GCTCCTCCACCTCAGCAGCAGCCCTCCGCTCGGCAGTCCCCTCGCTGGCCCTGACATCCCTGCTGTGCTTTGGCTTCGCCATCTGTGCCTCAGTCCCTGTTCTCCCCCTCCAGTACCTCACCTTCATTTTGCAAGTGATCAGCCGCTCCTTCCTCTATGGGGGCAATGCTGCCTTCCTCACCATTGC TTTCCCTTCTGAGCACTTTGGAAAGCTCTTTGGGCTGATGATGGCTTTGTCGGCCATTGTATCCCTGTTACAATTCCCCATCTTCACCCTCATCAAAGGCCCCCTCCACAACGACCCTTTCTAC GTGTATGTGACGCTGGTACTCGCCACGGTTCTAACATTCGTCCACCCCTTCCTGGTGTACCGGGAGTGGCGAACACAGAAAGAGactcctgcctctgtctcatAG
- the SLC43A3 gene encoding equilibrative nucleobase transporter 1 isoform X2: protein MAGRGLYVATLLTGLLECLGFAGVIFGWASLVFVFKTENYFEELCEPDARQMGNATEQAAKDCKAQDEKFSLIFTLASFTNNFMTFPTGYIFDRFKTTVARLIAIFFYTSATLTVAFTSAGSAVLLFLAMPMLTVGGILFLITNLQVGNLFGKHRSTIITLYNGAFDSSSAVFLIVKLLYEQGISLRASFIFLSVCSTWHVARTLFLMPRGHIPFPLPPNYSYGLCSGNAKEEKKEDGEPQTEEEMAGAGEQQEPHSFWRYVFSWRFAWHLVWLSVIQLWHYLFIGTLNSVLTNLAHGDRVAVSAYTNAFAITQFFGVLCAPWNGLLMDRLKQKYQKEERETGSSTSAAALRSAVPSLALTSLLCFGFAICASVPVLPLQYLTFILQVISRSFLYGGNAAFLTIAFPSEHFGKLFGLMMALSAIVSLLQFPIFTLIKGPLHNDPFYVYVTLVLATVLTFVHPFLVYREWRTQKETPASVS, encoded by the exons CCTGTACGTGGCCACCCTGCTGACAGGGCTGCTGGAATGCCTTGGCTTTGCGGGCGTCATCTTCGGTTGGGCTTCCCTGGTTTTTGTCTTCAAAACGGAGAATTACTTTGAGGAGCTGTGTGAACCGGATGCCAGGCAGATGGGCAATGCCACAGAGCAGGCGGCTAAGG ACTGCAAAGCCCAGGATGAGAAGTTCTCACTCATCTTCACCCTGGCATCCTTCACAAACAACTTCATGACATTTCCCACCGGCTACATATTTGACCGTTTCAAGACCACCGTGGCCCGCCTCATAGCCAT ATTTTTCTACACCAGCGCCACACTGACTGTAGCCTTTACTTCTGCAG GCTCAGCCGTTCTGCTCTTCCTGGCTATGCCAATGCTCACCGTTGGGGGAATCCTGTTTCTCATCACCAACCTGCAG GTTGGGAACCTATTTGGCAAACACCGTTCAACCATCATCACCCTCTACAATGGAGCATTTGACTCATCCTCGGCAGTCTTCCTTATTGTTAAG CTTCTCTATGAACAAGGCATCAGCCTCAGGGCCTCCTTCATCTTCCTCTCAGTCTGCAGTACCTGGCATGTGGCACGTACTTTGTTCCTGATGCCCCGGGGGCACATCCCCTTCCCACTGCCCCCCAACTACAGCTATGG CCTGTGCTCTGGGAAtgcaaaggaagagaagaaggaagacgGGGAACCCCAGACAGAGGAGG AGATGGCTGGAGCAGGGGAGCAGCAGGAGCCTCACTCTTTCTGGAGGTATGTCTTCTCTTGGCGCTTCGCCTGGCACCTGGTATGGCTGTCTGTGATTCAGCTGTGGCACTACCTTTTCATTGGCACTCTCAACTCGGTGCTGACCAACTTGGCCCATGGGGACAGGGTAGCAG TCAGTGCCTACACAAATGCCTTTGCTATCACTCAGTTCTTTGGAGTGCTGTGTGCCCCCTGGAATGGCCTGCTCATGGACAGGCTTAAACAGAAGTaccagaaggaagagagagagacag GCTCCTCCACCTCAGCAGCAGCCCTCCGCTCGGCAGTCCCCTCGCTGGCCCTGACATCCCTGCTGTGCTTTGGCTTCGCCATCTGTGCCTCAGTCCCTGTTCTCCCCCTCCAGTACCTCACCTTCATTTTGCAAGTGATCAGCCGCTCCTTCCTCTATGGGGGCAATGCTGCCTTCCTCACCATTGC TTTCCCTTCTGAGCACTTTGGAAAGCTCTTTGGGCTGATGATGGCTTTGTCGGCCATTGTATCCCTGTTACAATTCCCCATCTTCACCCTCATCAAAGGCCCCCTCCACAACGACCCTTTCTAC GTGTATGTGACGCTGGTACTCGCCACGGTTCTAACATTCGTCCACCCCTTCCTGGTGTACCGGGAGTGGCGAACACAGAAAGAGactcctgcctctgtctcatAG